CGCCGGGTTGCGTGGCGACACGCTCGCCGTGGCCGTCGTCGTTCTGCTCTGCCTGAGCTACTGGGCGACGGGCTGGTTACCGGACTTCCTCGTCTCGCTTCTGTTGATGCTCCTGCTGGCCACGTGCACCTCGCTCGGCCCGACCGTCGTCTTCTCGGGTTTCACATCCAGCGCGTTCTGGCTGGTCTTCAGCGGTGCGGTCATCGGCATGGCGCTGAGCGTCACGGGGCTCGGCGAACGGGTCGCCTCCCGGCTGGCCGATCACTGCGGTCACGCGTACGGTCTCGCGCTCGCAGGGTTCGTGGGCATCGCGTTCGCGCTCGGCATCGTCATGCCCTCGACGCTGGGGCGCATCGCCATTCTTACGCCCATCGTGCTGAGCTTTTGCGACCGCGTCGGCCTCGTGCAAGGTCGCCCGGGACGCACCGGCCTGATGCTCGCCACCGCGCTCGCCAGTTGCGAGTTGTCGACAGCGATCCTTCCGGCCAACCTGCCCAACCTCGTCATGGCGGGCACGGCCGAAACCGTGCTCGGTCTGCGTCTCGGCTACGGCGAGTACGCCGTGGCGTTAGTGCCCACGTTGGCCATCGTGCGAGGCGTCGTACTCGTGATCGTCGCGAAACACCTCTTCCCGGACCGTCTGACGATGCTCGGCAGCGAGCGGTCGGACGCTTCAATCGTGGCGCACACATCGATGCGCCCCGACGAAAAGCGCCTGCTCGGTGCACTCACGTTGATGCTCGTGCTGTGGCTCGCCGAGCCGTGGCATCACATCGCGGCGGGCTGGGTGGGTCTTGGCGTGGCACTCCTGTGCCTCGGACCGCTGCGACTGGTGCACCCGGACGCCTTCCTCAAACAGGTCAAACTCGCTCCGCTGTGGTTCGTCGCGGCGATCATCGGACTGACGGCAGCCGTCGATCATGCCGGACTGGCCAGTGCTTTACGACCGGCGTTGGCGCGACTCGATCTGGCGCAGACGTCGACAATGCCTGCCTTCCTGATACTGGTTGCGCTGTCGATTGCGCTGACGTTTCTGGTCACCTCAAACGCAGCACCGGCGCTCTACACCCCCCTCGTCCCGGCGCTCGCGCTGGGTGCACCGTTGAGCGTTAAGGCCGTGCTGCTCGCACAGACCGTCGGCATCTCCACCATCGCGCTGCCCTATCAAGCGCCGCCCCTTGTGCTGGCGATGGCGCTGGCGGGCATCGGCATTCGAGAGGCCACACGCTATTGTCTGGCGACCGCCGCTG
This window of the Pandoraea sputorum genome carries:
- a CDS encoding SLC13 family permease, with product MTSATASASDAFHPSHLWRHGLLASISASAGFALYVAGLRGDTLAVAVVVLLCLSYWATGWLPDFLVSLLLMLLLATCTSLGPTVVFSGFTSSAFWLVFSGAVIGMALSVTGLGERVASRLADHCGHAYGLALAGFVGIAFALGIVMPSTLGRIAILTPIVLSFCDRVGLVQGRPGRTGLMLATALASCELSTAILPANLPNLVMAGTAETVLGLRLGYGEYAVALVPTLAIVRGVVLVIVAKHLFPDRLTMLGSERSDASIVAHTSMRPDEKRLLGALTLMLVLWLAEPWHHIAAGWVGLGVALLCLGPLRLVHPDAFLKQVKLAPLWFVAAIIGLTAAVDHAGLASALRPALARLDLAQTSTMPAFLILVALSIALTFLVTSNAAPALYTPLVPALALGAPLSVKAVLLAQTVGISTIALPYQAPPLVLAMALAGIGIREATRYCLATAAVSLVTVVPLTAPWWQTIGLIHLFES